The nucleotide window TTCGTAATATGAACCTCTTGATCCAATATCTGCGCGCCGATATAGCCGCACAACTTCTGTGAGTCTTCCGCGACAAGGAATACCGCGTTGCCGTCGCGGTTGAGTTCGTAGAGGAACATGTCCGCGCTCCAGGGACTCGAGAAGATTTCTTTCTCGAGCACAACCACGCGGTCGAGGTCATCGGACCGCATTTCCCTTATCAGGCAGGCGCCGTGTCCAGGCATGTCAACTACAGCTCCTTCTTGAGATATATCGGGACGATGGAGAAAGCGTTCCCGCAAAGTCCGCTTTCAATCATCGCGAACGCGCGCGCAAGAAGAGCGCGGCCCATTGGAAAACCAACGTCCGCGTCCGCCAGCGCCTCGACTTCGACACCGGCGCTCGATGCCGCGCTCACAATACTATCGGGAACGTAACCCACGGCGGTGACCCGGCCGTGCCCAAGCCCCGCGGCAATGTGACCTGTTTCTTCCGGGCTAACGCACGTGTAGCCGGTTGCTCTCTTCAGAAGCGATCCGCCTCGCGTGTATCCGGTCGCGTAAACGAACCCGCGCCTCGCGTCCATGCATGCGATGACAGGACCGTCTCCCTCGGGCGCGTGCGCCGCCAGGAGATCAAGTGTTGGGATTCCAACGAGCGGCACGTCCAGCGCGCGCGCAAGCGCCTTGCCTGTCGCGACGCTAACTTTTACGCCTGTAAAGCCGCCCGGCCCCAGCCCCACGGCAAGCGCGCCAATATCCTCGGGGATTATCCCGAGCTCATCAAGAGTTGAATCGACAAACGGCATGAGCTGATGCGCGCCGCCGCGCGCGGTTTCAAAGCGCGTCTCGGCTTCAAGGACTCCGCTCCTGCCCACGGCAATGATGCCGGCTTCCGTGCACGTATCCCACGCCAGCAGAACGGCGCGCTCGGATACTTCATTTTTCTCATCAGGCATAACGACACAACCGTTCTTCAATATCCCGCCACCGTCCGTCCCAACCGGCGGCGGCCGCGATTTCCAGCAACCGTTCGTCCTCCCCCGCTCCAAATGTCAATCGCACTTCGAGCGCCCGGTCCGGTAGCGCGCCGCGGACCCTCGCCGCCCACTCGACCGCGCAAACCCACTCACCGCACAGGAACTCCTCGATGCCCACTTCTAGCAGTTCTCGCGCGCACGTGAGCCTGTACGCGTCTACGTGGCAAAGCCCGATCTCGGGGTACTGATTGATTATCGTGAAGGTCGGGCTGGTCACGAACCCCTTGTACCCTTTGCCCCTGGCAAGACCTCGAACGAAAGCCGTCTTGCCAACGCCAAGACCCCCCTCGAGGCAAAGGACGTCACCCGGCTCGAGGATGCCGCCAAGAAAAGCGCCCACTTCGGCGCTTTGCTCCTCGGAAAGAGTCTTGAGAGTCAGAACCATGCCATTAGCGCTCAAAAGAGCTCCATCTGTTCGGGTTCGGACTCGGGGGCGCGGGCGCGTTCAGGTTCGGGGGTGGTCTCAGTCGGCGATGGCGCCTCTTCCTCGAGATAAGAGTTGAGGTTCGCGAAATCCTGACGCAACAGTTGCATGGTCTCACGCGCGCGCAGAGCCGCGGCCGGGTGAAACACCGGGACGTGAAAGTATCCGGATCCTGGAAACTTCTTTC belongs to Candidatus Anoxymicrobium japonicum and includes:
- the tsaB gene encoding tRNA (adenosine(37)-N6)-threonylcarbamoyltransferase complex dimerization subunit type 1 TsaB — translated: MPDEKNEVSERAVLLAWDTCTEAGIIAVGRSGVLEAETRFETARGGAHQLMPFVDSTLDELGIIPEDIGALAVGLGPGGFTGVKVSVATGKALARALDVPLVGIPTLDLLAAHAPEGDGPVIACMDARRGFVYATGYTRGGSLLKRATGYTCVSPEETGHIAAGLGHGRVTAVGYVPDSIVSAASSAGVEVEALADADVGFPMGRALLARAFAMIESGLCGNAFSIVPIYLKKEL
- a CDS encoding tRNA (adenosine(37)-N6)-threonylcarbamoyltransferase complex ATPase subunit type 1 TsaE; translated protein: MSANGMVLTLKTLSEEQSAEVGAFLGGILEPGDVLCLEGGLGVGKTAFVRGLARGKGYKGFVTSPTFTIINQYPEIGLCHVDAYRLTCARELLEVGIEEFLCGEWVCAVEWAARVRGALPDRALEVRLTFGAGEDERLLEIAAAAGWDGRWRDIEERLCRYA